One Prevotella intermedia ATCC 25611 = DSM 20706 DNA window includes the following coding sequences:
- a CDS encoding polysaccharide biosynthesis protein, translating into MKIIDKIFQWYFTKNALPYWVVLAIDIFICYLSGILVFWFYYHGAVDFSNLSILTRTIFVYMVFALVGFRVFKTYSGIIRYSSFVDLQRVGLAMLLSLVIAEVMHYVMYSWDIKFVRFQGRQIAVMYLVATIGLVVFRILVKAIYDAYLNPNRRIRTLIYGVKEGGIGIANNICNDRNTNFMLKGFISHDDLYSGNTLMGEKIYTINDKLEEVIESNDIRAVLVSPMQVDRFRANTTLQDILINANVKIYLTEHTKEWTGENDLEHVQFKEINIEDLLPRDEIVVDMDAIGNLLNDKCIMITGSAGSIGSEIVRQISIYKPGKLILIDQAETPQHDIRLMMGFDYPNIKVETIVANITNLDRMETIFKQYKPEYVFHAAAYKHVPMMENNPSESIQNNVWGTKVIADLSVKYGVRKFVMVSTDKAVNPTNVMGCSKRICEIYCQSLNKKIDKESNKEVSTQFVTTRFGNVLGSNGSVIPLFEKQIKNGGPVTVTDPNIIRFFMLIPEACKLVLEAGTHGKGGEIFVFDMGKPVRIADLAKRMIKLSGAENIEIEYTGLRAGEKLYEEVLSTTENTLPSFHEKVRIAKVQEYDYDVVNQQIEKLLQISRTYDSMQIVKMMKSIVPEYVSNNSIYSVLDK; encoded by the coding sequence ATGAAAATTATAGATAAAATCTTCCAATGGTATTTTACAAAGAATGCCCTGCCATATTGGGTAGTATTGGCTATCGATATTTTTATTTGTTATTTGTCTGGAATACTTGTGTTCTGGTTCTATTATCATGGAGCCGTTGACTTTTCTAATCTGTCTATACTTACGAGGACTATATTTGTTTATATGGTTTTCGCACTTGTGGGTTTCCGAGTCTTTAAGACTTATTCTGGTATAATACGTTATTCTTCTTTTGTAGACTTACAGCGTGTCGGCCTTGCTATGCTTTTATCGTTAGTCATAGCAGAAGTAATGCACTATGTAATGTATTCTTGGGATATTAAATTTGTGCGTTTTCAAGGTCGCCAAATTGCTGTTATGTATCTTGTTGCTACCATTGGATTGGTTGTTTTCCGTATTTTAGTAAAGGCAATTTATGATGCATATTTAAACCCCAATAGGCGAATTAGAACGCTGATATACGGTGTTAAGGAAGGTGGAATAGGGATAGCAAACAATATTTGCAACGATAGAAATACCAACTTTATGTTGAAAGGGTTTATATCTCATGATGATTTATATTCTGGAAACACGCTGATGGGCGAGAAAATATACACGATAAATGATAAGCTGGAAGAAGTTATAGAATCAAATGATATAAGGGCTGTGCTTGTTTCGCCCATGCAAGTAGATAGATTTCGAGCTAATACAACATTGCAGGACATACTCATTAATGCCAATGTCAAGATATATCTGACAGAACATACCAAAGAGTGGACAGGCGAAAACGATTTGGAACATGTGCAGTTCAAGGAAATAAACATCGAAGACCTGCTGCCACGCGATGAAATAGTTGTAGATATGGACGCTATTGGCAACTTGTTGAATGATAAGTGTATAATGATTACAGGCTCAGCAGGTTCCATTGGCTCGGAAATAGTACGACAGATTTCCATTTATAAGCCTGGAAAACTGATTCTTATCGACCAGGCAGAAACCCCACAGCACGATATCAGGTTGATGATGGGCTTTGATTATCCTAATATTAAGGTTGAAACCATTGTTGCAAACATAACCAATCTTGACAGAATGGAAACCATTTTCAAGCAGTATAAGCCCGAATACGTCTTCCATGCTGCCGCTTACAAGCACGTTCCAATGATGGAAAATAATCCTTCGGAAAGTATTCAGAACAATGTTTGGGGAACAAAAGTCATTGCAGATTTAAGTGTAAAGTATGGTGTAAGAAAGTTTGTAATGGTTTCTACCGATAAAGCCGTGAACCCTACAAATGTTATGGGTTGCTCAAAGCGTATTTGCGAAATATATTGTCAGAGCCTAAATAAGAAAATAGATAAAGAAAGTAATAAAGAAGTATCAACACAGTTTGTTACTACCCGCTTTGGTAATGTCTTAGGTTCAAATGGTTCGGTTATTCCATTATTTGAAAAGCAAATAAAGAATGGTGGCCCTGTAACAGTAACCGACCCTAATATTATTCGCTTCTTTATGTTAATTCCAGAAGCTTGTAAGCTAGTACTTGAGGCTGGAACACATGGAAAGGGTGGGGAAATATTTGTGTTTGATATGGGTAAACCTGTCAGGATAGCTGATTTGGCAAAGAGAATGATAAAGCTTTCAGGAGCGGAAAATATAGAAATAGAATATACTGGTCTACGTGCAGGAGAAAAACTTTACGAAGAAGTGTTGAGTACAACAGAGAACACACTACCAAGCTTCCACGAGAAAGTGAGGATAGCGAAAGTGCAAGAATATGATTATGATGTCGTAAACCAACAAATAGAAAAACTCCTTCAAATAAGCCGTACATACGATAGTATGCAAATCGTAAAGATGATGAAAAGCATTGTTCCTGAATATGTCAGCAACAACAGTATTTATTCAGTATTAGATAAGTAG
- a CDS encoding nucleotidyltransferase family protein: MCVTKLLKELIKNELWGEQLSFSSIDKKDFSALQNIANMQTVNGLVYSSLINNNVKLPQQEALVAFGSLENTKKANLLLNKNLIFLTELLEKHNIKFFVVKGQTIANSYPRPLHRVGGDIDFYCFAEDLERLLNILHKELNVEPKRDESEQHYTFLFNKTLFELHFTLYKFANTENQQYFDNLINSEPLSYTFIDNKKIPTLNPTLNLAYTFLHLFHHLIELGVGLRQFCDVAILCHIAAMAEQEGDRKNCIDKAKLIEILTRLDFLKAFTAIGTVLVDEIGLPKAEFPYTLTKKDYKRKKYILNLVYKRGNFGKYGRTTKVRSGIKYYIEQTNIKLSHYYHLFNLSRKENIALIAKEIPKKILQAIKR, from the coding sequence ATGTGTGTTACTAAACTGCTAAAGGAGTTAATAAAGAATGAACTATGGGGCGAACAGCTTAGTTTTTCGTCAATAGATAAAAAGGATTTCTCTGCTTTACAGAATATTGCAAATATGCAGACTGTAAATGGGTTGGTATATTCTTCACTTATCAACAACAACGTAAAACTTCCACAACAAGAAGCTTTGGTTGCGTTTGGAAGTTTGGAAAACACCAAGAAAGCAAATCTACTCCTTAATAAAAACCTAATATTCCTTACCGAATTATTAGAGAAACATAATATAAAGTTCTTTGTTGTAAAAGGACAAACAATAGCAAACTCCTACCCTCGCCCACTTCATCGAGTAGGTGGAGATATTGATTTCTACTGTTTTGCTGAAGATTTAGAAAGATTACTTAATATATTGCATAAAGAATTAAATGTAGAACCGAAACGTGATGAATCGGAACAGCATTATACTTTCCTATTTAATAAAACCTTATTCGAACTACATTTTACACTTTACAAGTTTGCAAATACAGAAAATCAACAATATTTCGATAATCTGATAAACTCCGAGCCGCTGAGTTATACATTCATTGATAATAAAAAAATCCCAACTTTAAATCCAACACTAAATCTTGCTTATACTTTTCTTCATCTGTTTCATCACCTTATAGAATTAGGTGTGGGGCTTCGTCAATTCTGCGATGTTGCAATATTGTGCCACATAGCTGCGATGGCTGAACAAGAAGGAGACAGAAAGAATTGTATTGATAAAGCAAAGCTTATAGAAATACTAACACGATTAGATTTCCTCAAGGCATTTACTGCAATTGGAACAGTCCTCGTAGACGAGATAGGTTTGCCAAAAGCAGAATTTCCCTATACACTGACGAAGAAAGATTATAAAAGAAAGAAATACATTCTTAATCTTGTGTATAAGAGAGGAAACTTTGGGAAATATGGTCGCACAACAAAAGTAAGGTCAGGGATAAAGTATTATATTGAGCAAACGAATATAAAACTATCTCATTATTATCATCTGTTTAATCTTAGCAGAAAAGAAAACATTGCACTTATTGCGAAAGAGATTCCTAAAAAGATTCTCCAAGCAATAAAAAGGTGA
- a CDS encoding DegT/DnrJ/EryC1/StrS family aminotransferase, with translation MERKYLCLAHMSGNEQKYIQEAFDTNWVVPLGPNVNAFEEELARFCKSKPNNIDFSNEVYPQSIQAHNDNPDELWNDGYKELENKEVVALCSGTSAIHLALVNLGVKAGDEVICQSFTFCASSHPVMYLGATPVFVDSEADTWNMSPELLQRAIKDRIEKTGRKPKAIIVVYLYGMPAKIKEIIEIAEHYSIPIVEDAAEGLGSRYNGQVIGTFGEYGVMSFNGNKMITTSGGGALICPNKEAEERIMFFATQAREAFPYYQHEEIGYNYRLSNICAGIGRGQMTVLDEHIAHHKHLANLYKEGFKDVKGITFHNNPNEEYDSNFWLNTITLDKDLKVIGQENAYNEAIAGAVGGAAGVVHSTGKAHTDCEPNTNVEAMRMALDKLGIESRPLWKPMHLQPVYKNSPAYINGISEELFKTGLCLPSGPMIGDEDARFIIESIKQSIIE, from the coding sequence ATGGAAAGAAAATATCTATGTCTTGCCCATATGAGTGGCAACGAACAGAAATATATTCAAGAAGCATTTGACACAAATTGGGTGGTGCCATTAGGTCCAAATGTGAATGCATTTGAAGAAGAATTAGCAAGGTTTTGTAAATCCAAACCAAACAATATAGATTTCTCTAATGAAGTTTATCCACAAAGTATTCAGGCACACAACGATAATCCTGATGAACTATGGAACGATGGATATAAAGAGTTGGAGAACAAAGAAGTTGTTGCACTATGTTCTGGCACATCAGCTATTCATTTAGCATTGGTAAACTTAGGAGTTAAGGCTGGCGATGAAGTTATTTGTCAGAGCTTTACTTTTTGTGCAAGTTCTCATCCCGTAATGTATCTTGGTGCAACCCCTGTCTTTGTAGATTCTGAAGCTGATACATGGAACATGTCTCCAGAATTACTCCAAAGAGCAATTAAGGATAGAATAGAAAAGACAGGTAGAAAGCCTAAAGCCATTATCGTAGTCTATCTTTATGGTATGCCTGCAAAGATAAAAGAAATCATAGAAATTGCAGAACACTACAGTATTCCTATCGTTGAAGATGCTGCTGAAGGACTTGGCAGTCGGTATAATGGGCAAGTTATCGGTACATTTGGCGAATATGGTGTGATGAGTTTCAATGGCAATAAGATGATAACCACTTCCGGTGGCGGTGCATTAATTTGTCCTAACAAAGAAGCGGAAGAACGTATCATGTTCTTTGCAACACAGGCACGCGAGGCTTTTCCATACTACCAACACGAAGAAATTGGCTATAATTATCGTCTTAGTAATATTTGTGCAGGTATAGGGCGTGGACAAATGACGGTACTTGATGAACATATTGCGCATCATAAACATCTGGCAAATCTCTATAAAGAAGGATTTAAAGATGTAAAAGGCATTACATTCCATAACAATCCAAATGAAGAATATGATTCTAATTTCTGGTTGAATACCATCACATTAGATAAAGATTTAAAGGTTATAGGTCAAGAAAATGCTTATAACGAAGCAATTGCTGGTGCTGTTGGCGGTGCCGCTGGTGTAGTTCACTCAACAGGAAAGGCTCATACCGATTGCGAACCAAACACAAATGTCGAGGCGATGCGTATGGCATTGGATAAATTAGGTATAGAAAGTCGTCCTCTTTGGAAACCAATGCATTTACAACCTGTTTATAAAAACTCTCCAGCCTACATTAATGGCATAAGTGAAGAACTCTTTAAGACAGGTCTTTGTCTTCCTTCTGGTCCAATGATTGGTGATGAAGATGCAAGATTTATTATCGAGTCGATAAAACAATCTATCATAGAATAA
- a CDS encoding GNAT family N-acetyltransferase has product MLKIINFEHRMEWDKIVLSFPNHDVYYLSGYLAPFEVHGDGMPILIYYQGEGLRAICAFMLRDVSNETWAQGYIDRGVFFDAITPYGYGGWLLDGNVSKEKIDIFWKEVKTFMHEQHIINAFTRWSPWLKNQEYLRGWSNIIDLGNTIYIDCTSEEGIFQNIKSKDRATIRKAIKNGVVVQHSDDTTLFEKFYSIYNATMDKDNADDYYYFKPEFYKSMTENLQGKWEFFYAVLGEEIIAMSIMLMCNGRMHYHLSGSVMEFRNLNATNLILYEAAKYGAQHSYKLLHLGGGVGSGEDPLYKFKKAFNKNGDIGFCISKDCFDENKYSYLVELRKKKDPTFDSSTSFFPAYRIK; this is encoded by the coding sequence ATGCTGAAGATTATAAATTTTGAGCATAGAATGGAATGGGATAAAATAGTTCTTTCCTTTCCTAATCATGATGTATATTATCTTAGTGGATATTTAGCTCCATTCGAAGTACATGGAGATGGTATGCCTATTTTGATTTATTATCAAGGAGAAGGACTAAGAGCTATTTGTGCTTTTATGCTTAGAGATGTATCAAATGAGACATGGGCGCAAGGTTATATTGATAGAGGAGTGTTTTTTGATGCGATAACTCCGTACGGATATGGAGGATGGCTGTTAGATGGAAATGTTTCAAAAGAAAAAATAGATATTTTCTGGAAAGAAGTAAAAACATTTATGCATGAGCAACATATTATTAATGCTTTTACTCGATGGAGTCCTTGGTTAAAGAATCAAGAATACTTAAGAGGTTGGTCGAATATTATCGATTTAGGAAATACTATTTATATTGATTGTACATCGGAAGAAGGTATTTTCCAAAATATAAAGAGTAAGGATCGTGCTACTATAAGAAAAGCTATTAAAAATGGTGTAGTCGTGCAACATAGTGACGATACAACTCTTTTTGAAAAATTCTATTCTATATACAATGCAACGATGGATAAAGATAATGCAGATGATTATTATTATTTTAAGCCAGAGTTCTATAAATCTATGACAGAGAACTTACAAGGAAAGTGGGAGTTCTTTTATGCAGTACTTGGTGAAGAAATCATTGCAATGAGTATTATGCTTATGTGTAATGGAAGAATGCATTATCATCTTTCTGGTAGTGTTATGGAATTCCGTAATCTTAATGCCACTAATCTTATTTTGTATGAAGCTGCAAAATATGGAGCTCAACATAGTTATAAATTATTACACCTTGGTGGAGGAGTTGGTAGTGGTGAGGATCCATTGTACAAGTTTAAAAAAGCTTTTAACAAAAATGGAGATATTGGATTTTGTATATCAAAGGATTGTTTTGATGAAAATAAATATTCATATCTAGTAGAGCTTAGGAAGAAAAAAGATCCGACATTTGACTCTTCAACTTCATTCTTCCCTGCTTATAGAATAAAATAA
- a CDS encoding sugar transferase, with protein MYKHFFKRLIDFIASFIALVIFSPLLLIVTIWLHFANKGGGSFFLHSRAGWNNRVFKVIKFKTMTDEKDENGNLLPDSQRLTKVGRFVRSTSLDELPQLFNVLKGDMSLIGPRPLYDDFLKCYDEVQIRRHEVRPGITGWAQVNGRNFVKYSKKFEYDIWYVDHLSLGLDIKILWKTFLNVIQREGVGEGEVQDELVDDLGFGEKLRRLKEE; from the coding sequence ATGTATAAACATTTTTTTAAGCGATTAATAGATTTTATAGCTTCATTTATAGCATTGGTTATTTTTTCTCCTTTACTATTAATAGTTACAATATGGTTGCATTTTGCCAATAAGGGAGGCGGTTCCTTTTTTCTCCATTCTAGGGCAGGTTGGAATAATAGAGTTTTTAAGGTTATTAAGTTTAAAACAATGACCGATGAAAAAGATGAGAATGGGAACCTATTACCTGATAGTCAGAGGTTGACGAAAGTTGGTCGTTTCGTGCGCAGTACATCGCTAGATGAACTTCCCCAGTTGTTTAATGTACTTAAGGGAGATATGTCCTTAATAGGACCACGCCCATTGTACGATGATTTCTTGAAATGTTACGATGAAGTTCAAATCAGAAGGCATGAAGTGCGACCAGGTATAACAGGATGGGCTCAAGTTAATGGCAGAAACTTTGTAAAGTATAGTAAGAAATTTGAATATGATATATGGTATGTAGACCATCTCTCTCTTGGACTTGATATTAAAATTCTCTGGAAAACTTTTCTCAACGTCATACAGCGAGAGGGCGTTGGAGAAGGAGAAGTTCAAGACGAGTTGGTAGACGATCTTGGATTTGGTGAGAAACTAAGAAGACTGAAAGAGGAGTAA
- a CDS encoding glycosyltransferase family 4 protein has translation MDKKKIIRLTTAGESLDDLLIGQLKYLNQYFDIIAVAKDDGRLQKVREREGVRVVDAPIERPISLSKDIIALRWLINFFKQEKPWCVHANTPKGSLLAMIAAWICRVPHRIYTVTGLRYQGATGKFKFILQTMERITCACATKVIPEGQGVLKTLKNDHITSKPLEVILNGNINGKDTSFFSVESLYENCELENGNKRLSIRQEESVKDVLRKELHITANDFVFIFVGRIVNDKGMKELSKAMQSLLKKNYHLTPKLLLVGDFESKLDPLSPEDESFFKNNSSVLFVDYQKDVRPYLAAADALVFPSYREGFPNVVLEAGCMGLPSIVTDINGCNEIIKEGVNGRIIPPRDSESLFSAMDWMLTHLFDVEHMANNSRRLIQERYEQEKVWKALLDMYKSLN, from the coding sequence ATGGATAAGAAAAAAATAATAAGATTGACCACTGCTGGCGAAAGTTTAGATGACCTTTTAATAGGACAACTAAAGTATTTAAATCAATACTTTGATATTATTGCAGTTGCAAAAGATGACGGACGCCTACAAAAAGTAAGAGAGCGGGAAGGAGTTAGAGTTGTAGATGCTCCTATTGAGCGTCCTATTTCCTTATCAAAGGATATTATTGCATTGAGATGGTTGATAAATTTCTTCAAGCAAGAGAAACCATGGTGTGTGCATGCTAATACCCCAAAGGGATCTTTATTAGCAATGATAGCGGCATGGATTTGTCGCGTCCCGCATCGTATTTATACTGTTACAGGGCTTAGATATCAAGGTGCTACTGGAAAGTTTAAGTTTATCTTACAAACAATGGAGCGAATAACTTGTGCTTGTGCAACTAAGGTGATTCCAGAGGGGCAAGGTGTTTTAAAAACTTTGAAGAATGACCATATTACCAGTAAACCATTAGAAGTTATTTTGAATGGTAATATAAATGGTAAAGATACGTCCTTTTTTAGTGTGGAAAGCTTGTACGAGAATTGTGAATTGGAAAATGGAAACAAGCGATTGAGTATCCGACAAGAAGAGTCTGTTAAGGACGTACTACGAAAGGAATTACATATTACTGCAAATGATTTTGTTTTTATTTTTGTCGGGCGAATAGTTAATGATAAGGGAATGAAAGAACTGTCTAAGGCTATGCAATCCCTGCTTAAGAAGAACTATCATTTAACTCCCAAATTACTATTAGTTGGAGATTTTGAGTCTAAGTTAGATCCTTTATCCCCTGAAGATGAAAGTTTCTTTAAAAATAATAGTTCTGTTCTATTTGTTGATTATCAGAAAGATGTACGTCCTTATCTTGCGGCTGCAGATGCCTTAGTGTTTCCTTCTTATAGAGAAGGCTTTCCCAATGTTGTACTTGAAGCAGGTTGTATGGGATTACCTTCAATTGTTACCGACATTAATGGTTGCAATGAAATTATAAAGGAAGGAGTTAATGGTAGAATTATACCACCTCGTGATTCGGAATCTCTTTTCTCTGCTATGGACTGGATGCTGACACACTTATTTGATGTTGAGCATATGGCAAATAATAGCAGGAGGCTCATTCAGGAAAGGTATGAACAGGAAAAAGTATGGAAAGCACTGTTGGATATGTATAAATCACTTAATTAG
- a CDS encoding glycosyltransferase — protein MKILQVITSLEIGGAETLVVNLIPRFCALGHTVDLCIFNGTETPLMQKLKVESPQTKIYALGHSVYNPLYILKLMKIMKGYDIVHTHNSSPQLFVAIANLYRHTKLISTEHNTSNRKRNWKWYRPIESWMYGKYNHIICISKIAEERLREYMKGEWIVQSSNRYKTITTINNGIDVNAISQAFPCKDLLSKKETRKAILMVAGFREQKDQDTILRAVNQLDKDKFEVWFAGVGERMEEVQQLSKSLGVDDRVRFLGLRTDIPNVLKAADIIVMSSHWEGLSLSNVEGMSAHKPFIASDVNGLREVTKEYGILFSHEDAKALANKIKQLAESEEYYDEVANRCYNRALEFDISKMVNGYNQVYQKVIGNFE, from the coding sequence ATGAAAATCCTTCAAGTCATTACATCATTAGAAATAGGAGGTGCAGAAACCTTGGTTGTTAACTTGATTCCAAGATTTTGCGCATTAGGGCATACAGTGGATTTATGTATCTTTAATGGTACGGAAACACCATTAATGCAAAAATTGAAAGTTGAAAGTCCACAGACGAAGATATATGCATTGGGACATAGTGTATACAATCCACTTTATATATTAAAGTTGATGAAGATTATGAAAGGATATGATATTGTTCATACACATAATTCTTCACCACAGTTATTTGTTGCAATTGCGAATTTGTATCGCCATACAAAACTCATATCTACAGAACATAATACGTCAAACCGCAAGCGTAACTGGAAGTGGTATCGTCCTATTGAGAGTTGGATGTATGGGAAGTACAACCATATTATATGCATTAGTAAGATTGCAGAAGAAAGGTTGAGAGAATATATGAAAGGAGAATGGATTGTTCAATCTTCAAATAGATATAAAACAATTACTACTATCAATAATGGAATTGATGTCAATGCAATTTCTCAAGCATTTCCTTGCAAGGATCTATTAAGTAAGAAAGAGACACGTAAGGCTATTCTAATGGTGGCTGGCTTTCGTGAACAAAAAGATCAAGATACTATTCTTCGTGCAGTAAACCAATTAGATAAAGATAAATTTGAAGTTTGGTTTGCTGGAGTTGGCGAACGTATGGAAGAGGTTCAACAGTTGTCTAAGTCGTTAGGTGTAGATGATAGGGTTCGGTTTCTTGGATTAAGAACAGATATACCAAATGTTTTGAAGGCTGCAGATATTATCGTTATGTCTTCTCACTGGGAAGGCTTGAGTCTTAGTAATGTGGAAGGTATGAGTGCGCATAAACCTTTTATAGCCTCTGATGTAAATGGCTTACGAGAGGTTACAAAAGAATATGGTATTCTCTTTTCGCATGAAGATGCCAAGGCTTTGGCTAATAAGATTAAACAATTAGCAGAAAGCGAGGAATATTATGATGAAGTTGCCAACCGCTGTTATAATCGAGCATTGGAATTTGATATTAGTAAGATGGTAAACGGCTATAATCAAGTCTATCAGAAAGTAATTGGAAACTTTGAATAG
- a CDS encoding glycosyltransferase family 2 protein gives MLITVFTPTYNRAKLLPRLHKSLQEQTNKDFEWVIVDDGSTDNTKEVIEKIIIEQRNIFPIRYFYKENGGKHTAINQGVKEAKGEFFFIADSDDVLLPNSLEIVYQQYSKIKENKDFGGICGLDCYANGKIIGTGLKKNFIDSNSIEIRNYHHVTGDLKEVFYTNVLKEFPFPEIVNEHFVPEVLVWNRIAQKYKLRYINQPIYQVEYQEGGLTSKIIEIRMKSPIATTICYGEMLDLHIPIKSKIKAAINYWRFYFCIEDKSKIRKRINLLWLGLLPIGWAFHIKDRIRIKKK, from the coding sequence ATGCTGATAACCGTATTCACTCCAACCTATAACAGGGCAAAACTGCTTCCAAGGTTGCATAAAAGCCTGCAAGAGCAAACTAATAAAGACTTTGAGTGGGTTATTGTTGATGACGGGAGTACCGACAATACAAAAGAAGTTATAGAGAAAATAATAATAGAGCAAAGGAATATTTTTCCAATTCGATATTTCTATAAAGAGAATGGGGGGAAACATACAGCAATAAACCAAGGTGTAAAAGAAGCGAAAGGAGAATTCTTTTTTATAGCAGACAGCGATGATGTCCTGCTGCCTAATTCTTTAGAAATAGTATATCAACAGTATTCTAAAATAAAAGAAAACAAAGATTTTGGAGGTATTTGTGGTTTGGATTGTTATGCTAATGGGAAGATAATTGGGACAGGTTTAAAGAAGAATTTTATAGATAGTAATTCCATTGAAATACGAAATTATCATCACGTTACAGGCGATTTAAAAGAAGTTTTCTATACAAATGTATTAAAGGAATTTCCATTCCCTGAGATTGTCAATGAGCATTTTGTGCCAGAAGTTTTAGTTTGGAATAGAATAGCACAAAAATATAAATTACGATATATCAATCAACCGATTTATCAAGTAGAATATCAAGAAGGTGGACTTACATCTAAGATTATTGAAATCAGAATGAAGAGCCCAATTGCAACGACGATATGTTATGGTGAAATGTTAGATTTACATATTCCAATTAAAAGTAAAATAAAAGCAGCTATAAATTATTGGAGATTCTATTTTTGCATTGAAGATAAATCGAAAATAAGAAAAAGAATAAATCTTTTGTGGCTAGGACTATTACCAATAGGTTGGGCTTTTCATATAAAAGATCGAATAAGAATTAAAAAGAAGTAA
- a CDS encoding EpsG family protein — translation MIIYIILFFIPVILYFYYKNDKLASYKPFLFFFISLAIFVGLGDMLGGYDRYIYGDLFDNLADQLKIGIPITSSSIYQAYNTEFGYIGLNWAIAHITSNRYIFIFLYTICMYAIILHSFRKYAKNYPLASILFMALVFYFSFTYLRQMFAAAIIGLSIKYIIERKFLKYCAIIVAAFSFHNSAIIFFPMYFIANKKYSKARILLLMSVCFIIGVTGISSSLYNLFDNVSTRVAHSDYATQGDARIAYILEVGFFLFFLIRSYCHLPDTKQSIVLYNIALAFCAVLLLFIRSENGGRLSWYFVYGLIFSLTQLSTTSYGKKIKMGLQLSIVSFVLFLRILTSWGVLLYPYKTFLTNGHRENDYIFERYEYDYNYDKDKFYK, via the coding sequence ATGATTATATATATCATTCTTTTTTTTATTCCAGTCATCTTATATTTCTATTATAAAAATGATAAACTGGCTTCTTACAAACCCTTTTTATTCTTTTTTATTTCATTAGCTATATTTGTTGGATTGGGAGATATGCTAGGTGGCTACGACCGCTATATCTATGGCGACCTGTTTGATAATCTAGCAGACCAGTTAAAAATAGGGATTCCAATAACATCTTCCAGTATTTATCAAGCATATAATACTGAATTTGGCTATATAGGACTTAATTGGGCAATAGCTCATATAACAAGCAACAGATATATTTTTATTTTCCTCTATACTATCTGTATGTATGCCATTATTTTACATAGTTTTAGAAAGTATGCTAAAAATTATCCTTTGGCATCTATCTTGTTTATGGCATTAGTATTTTATTTTTCCTTTACATATCTTCGACAAATGTTTGCTGCTGCTATTATAGGACTTTCTATTAAATATATCATTGAAAGAAAGTTTTTAAAGTATTGTGCAATTATCGTCGCAGCATTTTCATTCCATAATTCTGCTATTATTTTCTTCCCCATGTATTTCATTGCAAATAAGAAATACTCAAAAGCACGTATATTATTATTAATGTCTGTATGCTTTATTATAGGTGTGACAGGAATATCAAGTAGCCTCTATAATCTTTTCGATAATGTGTCAACTCGTGTTGCACATAGTGATTATGCAACTCAAGGAGATGCGCGAATAGCCTATATTTTAGAGGTCGGATTTTTCCTCTTTTTCCTTATAAGGTCTTATTGTCATCTACCAGATACCAAACAAAGTATAGTTTTATACAACATAGCTTTAGCATTTTGTGCTGTTTTATTATTGTTTATTCGGTCTGAAAACGGAGGACGCTTAAGTTGGTATTTTGTATATGGTTTAATATTTTCACTGACACAGTTATCAACTACCAGCTATGGAAAAAAAATAAAGATGGGCTTACAGCTTTCTATTGTTAGTTTTGTTCTTTTCTTGCGTATTCTCACTTCATGGGGAGTTCTATTATATCCGTATAAAACGTTTCTCACTAATGGGCATAGAGAAAATGATTATATTTTTGAAAGATATGAATACGATTATAATTACGACAAAGATAAATTTTATAAGTAA